The genomic region TCGCTCTGCCGGCGCAACGCCCGACTCCGGCTTCCACGTAGCCCGCCCTCACCCTCGGAGGGTCACCCGGCACGGACGGGAGGGTCACCCGGGCTTCAGGCTGCCCAGCGCCTGGGTGAGCAGTTACGGTTTTTTCCCGATCTTGCGCTCCGCGGTGCCCACGGATGGCAAAAACGTTGCGATAAACTATGGTGATACTGCAAGAGGACGAGACGCTAAAACATGACCCAAATGGACGGATAACAAAGCGAAGAAACCGCCGCGAAGTCGTACTGCCTGTGCGTCGACTCCTGTTGAAGGGCTCCCGGAAGGGGGCCCTTGAGTCTATCTCGCCGATTCGGCCAGCAAGAACTCGAGCACGCGCGGGGCTCGCCGCGCCCATGCACCTTCATCATGAGCGGCGCCTGGATCCTCCAGGTAGCCGAGGTTCTGGCCGACGGTATAGCCGGCCTCTGCCAGGGCATCGCGCAGGCGGCGCGCGTTGGCGACGTTGTCGGCCGGAGCGGTGCCCTCGGCGGTGCCCATGTCCAGCCACAGGCGCAGGTCCTTGCGTAGCGCGGGCACGTCGGCCAGGATCGCCCGGTCGGCCCACCAGATCGACGGGCTGAGCATGCCGATTCGACCGAACGAGTCGCCGCGGTGCCGGCCCAGGTAGAACGAGGCGAGGCCCCCGAGGGAGGAACCCAGGACGGTCGTGCTGTCCCGGTCCGGCAGCGTGCGGTAGGTGCGGTCCACGAAAGGCTTGAGTTCCTCGGCCAGGAGCCTCCCGTGGCGTTCGCCGCCGCCGCCGCGTCTCTCGGCGTCCGGCACCCAGGTGTACTCGAACAGCCTTGCCGAAGTGTTGTAGACGCCGACCGCAATGGCCTCGGGCACGCGCCCCTGGGCGGTCAACGCCTCCAGCGTCTCATCCAGCCGCCACTCCCGGCCCATGAAGGCCGTGGCGGCGTCGAAGAGGTTGTTGCCGTCGTGGCCGTAGATCACCGGGTAGCGGCGCTCAGGGCTGGTGGCATAGCTGCGCGGCAGGTATACGATCACCGTTCGATCGTCCGGCAGGAACGCCGAGTGGACGCGATGGTAGCGGAACGTGCCGGCAAGCGTCCCGCCTGCGCCCGGCCCCGCCGCCGCCGTGAAGCCCCCGCCTGGAAGGGCCGAGGCAAGCGCTCCCGCCGGGCCGGCATCGCCGGACGGGGCCGCCAGCGCACAGGCTCCGCACAGCACCAGGCCGAGACCGGCAACCCCGGGAGGGATGGTAATGGCTCGCACCTAGTACCAGCGGCCGATCGCCGCGATGGTTCTGGCCCACAGGCCGCGTTCGGGCAACTTCTCGCCCTTCTTCCAGGCTTCGTGTCGGAGGTCGCCCAGCTTGCTCGACCAGTGGCGGAAGTCGTGCTTCCTGGCTGCTTCCATGATGGCCCTGGCCTCGTCCTTGAAGGTCGCCTTGTCTATCGCCGCGCGGAAGCCCGCGATGCCGGCCTGCTCGATCTTGTTCGCGCCGTGCGACACGTACCCGTTGTACGAATACAGGGACGCGTGGGTCGAGGCCTCCATGGCCTCGCGAGCGATCTTCAAGGCCTGGTCGGCCGTCGTGCTCCGGGCGATGGCCTTGGCGTACGCCGCCCCGGCCGCGTCGTAGTAAGCCTCGTACCGGCTCACCAGTTCGAGGGCGGCCCGCTCCAGGCCGCTGCTGGTGATGTCGACCGCCTTTGCGCCGTGGTCCCTGGCCGACCGGGCGAGGGCCGCCAGTGCCGCCGGATCCTCGGTCTGCTGGATGCGCCGGAGGAAGTGGCCCGCCCCGGGAAAGCCCGCGGGAACGCTGCTTGCGACCTTCCCTGCGACCTCACTGGCCACCGCCTTGCGCCGCGACACGATGCCGCGCACGAATCCGCCGACTTCCAGTCCCATGGTCGACTCCTCCTCCGGAGGGCATGTCGAAAAGGCCTCCAGCCGGCTGACCGGCTGGAGGTTAAGAATGGGCTAGGATCCGGTTTCCCGGAATCAGTCGAGTTCGGCGGCCTCGTTGTAGGCGTCGATCGCCAGCACCGTGCTCATCACGAACACCGACCCGAAGATCGGCCAGAACGCCGCCGGATCCTTCGGGCTCGCGAAGTTGCCGCCCGAGGTCACGTACTCGGCGTACGTGAGGCCCACGGCGCCCGCCGTGAGGCCCAGGCCCAGCAGGACGCGCTCGCCGTTGTAGACGTAGCCGGCCCCGCCCAGGAAGAAGTTCAGGAGGGCGGAGAGCCAAGGCATCTTGCCGCCGCCCCCGCCGTTGGCGAGCCGGATGTCCGCCGCCACCGGGCCGCCCGAGAGGAAGATGCCGTCCTTTTCGGCGCGGTCGAGCGACAGGGCCGACGACAGCCGGACCGGTTCGGCGCTCTCGGGCGCGGCCAACGCCGGCGCACCGACCAGGCTGGTGGCGGCTAGTACGGTAGCGAGGGCGGTACTGCGATTCATCAATCACCTCGAATGCAAACGGAGCGTCAACCAAGGGTCCAGTACCGCTTCGCAGCCGCGGCGAAACCTGGTGCCGGGAGGCGGCGCCGGCCGGGCGCGATCGCCTAGCCCAGGCGGCGAGACACGGCCTCGATGGCCTTGAGGCCGGAGCCGAAGCGGGCCATGGCATCCCGGTTGTGCTCGAGTTCGGAATACGGCAGGTACCGGACGTCGAGGTTCTCGATCCGGCTGAACGCCGGGCGCCGGAGCTGGGCCCGGACATCCGCCTCCCGGTCGTCGGGTGCGACCAGGAACAGAGCGCAAGGCGATCCGTCCGGCAGTCCCAGGGCCAAGTCAAGCATCCGCATGATGCCGGAGTAGATGGAAGTCGTGTGCTCGACCTCGAAGGCCGCCGCGATGCGGGTCGACGCCTTCTCGATCCAGATTACGTCGATCAGGCGGACCGTCTCGGCCGCCGCCGGCGGCAACGAGTCCACGACCAGGGCGGCGACGCAGCCGTCGGACAGGCGCCCGCCGGCGTACAGCCGGCTCCGGTCGTTGCTTGCGATCCAGACCGCGTAGCCGAGTGCCTGCCCGAGATCGCGCAGCCAGCCCTGGATCTCGGTGTGCGTCCGGTCGCCCTCGCGGCCCGCCTCCAGGGCCTTCCGGGCTCGGGTCGCCTCCTCCCGGACAGCAAGCAGATCAGCCTCCCAGCGCCCCCGGGCCTCGGGTCCGGCGTCTCCCGGCGGGAGGGCATAGCGGTCGGTGCCGAGGTCGAACAGGAGGCCGCCAATCGCGCCCAGATCGTTCGAGAGCAGATCGCGGCAGGCCCCGTTGAGTTCGAGCATTCCTCGCCGCATTGCAAGGTACTCGTCCCAGCGCCCGAGCTTGACCTTCGCACCCGTCAAAGCGTTATAGCCCTTGACGATCGCGGTATTGAACGGCGGCACCAGCGTGGGGTGCATGAAGTAGAGCATGTTGGCGGCTGCGGGCCCCAGGCCCTTGATCTGCCTGCCGTCGAGCGAGTGAATGGCTTCGAGGAGCTGGTCCTCGCTGGCGCAGCACAAGCACGTGTCGAGGAAACGCCCGAATGCGAGCTGATTGCCACGGTTCTCGTAGATGTCCGGAATCCGCAGCTTGGGCTTCCACCGAAACGCGTGGTCGGCCCCCTTGAAGATCTGGCGTTGCTCGGCGATCGAACCCACCACGGTTTCGAGCGACGAACCCTTGTAGACCGCTCCGAAGGTCCCGGCCTCGATCTCGGTCACAACCGCCGCGATGCCGCGGCGAATGGACCGGAAGTTCTTGAGGCGCTCGTCCCACAGGAACCAGGACTGGTACGTTCCCGCGGGATCTTCCCGCCAGCGGGTCACCAGCGTGCGAAGGTGCTCGGGAGCGATCATTTCCGCCAAATGTCCCGCAGCCCCGACGGGCTGGGATCAGGGGTTTCCCGGGGCTTGTGGCTCCGGGGATTCCACTAATCTTCTTAGTAGGGCGCTTCGGGTGAGGCGCCCGAGATGGAAGGAGGCAACGATGCGACGAGGTGCGACTTCCGGCCGACATGCCGGGGCGATCGCACTGCTGCTGGCGCTTGCCGGCTGCGGGCTGGTGCCTCCAGCCACCACCCCCGCGGAACCGCCCGCCTTGCAGAACGGCTCGCGACCGGCAGACCCGGCCGCGACCGGGGGGACGACGGGCGGCTCGGTAGCCGGCAAGGCGCTCATGAGCGAGGGCACAGCCATGATGGGCCAGGCCGGCAGGATGGGTCCCATGGGTGCGCACATGGCTTCCGGCAGCATGATGTCCGGCGACCACGTGGCCCAGATGATGGGCATGATGGGCGCCGGCATGGCTTCCGGCAGCATGATGTCCGCGGGCTCCGGCCAGGCCGAGGCCAGGACCGGCGCAACGGACGAGCACGCGGCCCACCATCCGTAGTCCGACCTCCTCGGGGCAACCCGGCGGGCCGCCCTCCGGTCCGCCGGGCTATCGCTCGCGGCCTTCGTGGACCTGCTCGAGGAAGCGCGCCCGGTTGGGG from Candidatus Tanganyikabacteria bacterium harbors:
- a CDS encoding alpha/beta hydrolase encodes the protein MRAITIPPGVAGLGLVLCGACALAAPSGDAGPAGALASALPGGGFTAAAGPGAGGTLAGTFRYHRVHSAFLPDDRTVIVYLPRSYATSPERRYPVIYGHDGNNLFDAATAFMGREWRLDETLEALTAQGRVPEAIAVGVYNTSARLFEYTWVPDAERRGGGGERHGRLLAEELKPFVDRTYRTLPDRDSTTVLGSSLGGLASFYLGRHRGDSFGRIGMLSPSIWWADRAILADVPALRKDLRLWLDMGTAEGTAPADNVANARRLRDALAEAGYTVGQNLGYLEDPGAAHDEGAWARRAPRVLEFLLAESAR
- a CDS encoding type II restriction endonuclease, yielding MIAPEHLRTLVTRWREDPAGTYQSWFLWDERLKNFRSIRRGIAAVVTEIEAGTFGAVYKGSSLETVVGSIAEQRQIFKGADHAFRWKPKLRIPDIYENRGNQLAFGRFLDTCLCCASEDQLLEAIHSLDGRQIKGLGPAAANMLYFMHPTLVPPFNTAIVKGYNALTGAKVKLGRWDEYLAMRRGMLELNGACRDLLSNDLGAIGGLLFDLGTDRYALPPGDAGPEARGRWEADLLAVREEATRARKALEAGREGDRTHTEIQGWLRDLGQALGYAVWIASNDRSRLYAGGRLSDGCVAALVVDSLPPAAAETVRLIDVIWIEKASTRIAAAFEVEHTTSIYSGIMRMLDLALGLPDGSPCALFLVAPDDREADVRAQLRRPAFSRIENLDVRYLPYSELEHNRDAMARFGSGLKAIEAVSRRLG